One stretch of Arachis hypogaea cultivar Tifrunner chromosome 20, arahy.Tifrunner.gnm2.J5K5, whole genome shotgun sequence DNA includes these proteins:
- the LOC112786147 gene encoding uncharacterized protein has product MFNNCKDAFVICKYFGFPSFFVTVTCNPEWNEIKKLLKETGLRAKDRPDIISRVFKIKLNQLIRDFKDGSIFGKLSTYVCTIEFQKRGLPHAHILLFMHPISKPKSVDDIDKLISAKIPDKRRRPKLYATVEKFKVHGPCGKYNNKSPCMLNGICSKYFPKPFRARTIIDEAGFPKYRRLDNGRTIRKKNVILDNSYIVPYNPSLLLKYGCHINVEHTCQTSAIKYLFKYVYKGNDRVTASFYQTSEDGNTTPIVDEIQNYYDCRYISSSEAAWRLFGYDIQVKEPTVIRLPFHLPEENPIIFSDSENIEDVTRRTNGKLTKLQAWMIANRQYPYANSLTYTEFPTKFVWKDDISMWSPRKQGFSIGRLTHVPRMNSEDYYLRLLLNIQKRCRSFNDLRILEGVLYSTYKEAYYALGLLQDDKEFIDAIIKASTWLSTNYVRDLFVVLLISYNISCPELVWEKCFNQFSEDILSSQCRLHRSPNMQLTDEQIANLTLAKIEEKMQANGRSLKEFNNTPYPSDEVIDGLDDHIIMDELNFDRISLKLELQRCLQTITDEQQNAFDKILNAVNSGICGFFFVGIAALLLSNGRTAHSRFKIPLSINEDSFPEPGEEKERKWKERGKEVAAQSAPPSSPVHGTMSRASVTKRRREKARCWRSTTRCAAVGPLPSSSKEQGRTTLGLREAEVVWREVRGELFALPFTPPLLSHSAAAARSHCCPSPSKAERVTMELRFCFSGPSREELMGGGRPVQGENAVE; this is encoded by the exons ATGTTTAATAATTGCAAGGATGCCTTTGTAATTTGTAAGTATTTTGGTTTCCCGAGTTTTTTTGTTACTGTGACGTGCAATCCTGAATGGAATGAGATAAAGAAGTTATTAAAAGAAACTGGTCTACGCGCCAAAGACCGGCCTGACATTATCTCTCGAGTCTTTAAGATAAAGCTCAACCAGTTAATCAGAGACTTTAAAGATGGTTCAATTTTTGGCAAACTATCTACAT ATGTTTGCACTATTGAATTTCAGAAAAGAGGTCTTCCACATGCACATATTTTATTGTTCATGCATCCTATTTCTAAACCTAAATCTGTAGATGATATTGACAAGTTGATATCTGCTAAGATACCTGACAAGAGAAGAAGACCAAAGTTATATGCAACAGTGGAGAAATTCAAGGTTCATGGCCCATGTGGTAAGTATAACAACAAGAGTCCATGCATGCTAAATGGTATATGTTCCAAATATTTTCCAAAACCATTTAGAGCTAGAACCATAATTGACGAAGCAGGTTTTCCAAAGTATAGGCGGCTTGATAATGGCAGAACAATAAGGAAGAAGAATGTCATCCTTGATAATTCCTACATTGTTCCATACAACCCAtcacttttattaaaatatggTTGTCACATTAATGTTGAGCATACTTGCCAAACATCTGCAATCAAATACCTCTTCAAATATGTTTATAAGGGCAATGACCGAGTTACTGCTTCTTTTTACCAGACTTCAGAGGATGGTAACACTACCCCAATTGTTGATGAGATTCAAAACTATTATGATTGTAGATATATATCTTCAAGTGAGGCAGCTTGGAGATTATTTGGCTATGATATACAAGTTAAGGAACCTACTGTTATTAGGCTTCCGTTTCACTTACCTGAAGAGAATCCTATTATTTTTTCTGACTCGGAGAACATTGAGGATGTAACTAGGCGCACGAATGGAAAGCTCACAAAACTACAAGCATGGATGATTGCAAACAGGCAATACCCTTATGCTAATTCACTGACATATACTGAGTTTCCAACAAAATTTGTTTGGAAGGATGATATTTCAATGTGGTCTCCTAGAAAACAAGGATTCTCTATTGGGAGGTTAACTCATGTTCCACGTATGAATTCTGAGGATTACTACTTGCGTCTGCTACTTAATATTCAAAAAAGATGCAGAAGTTTTAATGATTTACGTATTCTTGAAGGTGTTCTATATAGCACATACAAGGAGGCATATTATGCACTTGGATTACTACAAGATGACAAAGAGTTTATTGATGCTATAATTAAAGCAAGCACATGGTTATCTACTAATTATGTTCGTGATCTCTTTGTTGTTTTACTCATCTCTTATAATATTTCATGCCCAGAATTAGTATGGGAAAAATGTTTCAATCAATTTTCTGAAGATATTTTGTCTTCTCAATGCCGACTTCATCGATCTCCAA ATATGCAGTTAACTGATGAACAAATAGCGAACTTAACTCTCGCGAAGATTGAAGAGAAGATGCAAGCGAATGGCAGATCTCTTAAAGAGTTTAATAACACGCCATATCCATCTGATGAAGTCATTGATGGTCTTGATGACCACATCATAATGGATGAGTTAAACTTTGATCGAATATCTCTCAAACTCGAGCTTCAAAGATGCTTACAAACCATAACAGATGAACAACAAAATGCATTTGATAAGATTTTAAATGCTGTTAATAGTGGAATTTGTGGGTTCTTCTTCGT TGGTATTGCTGCTCTTCTTCTTTCAAATGGACGTACTGCTCATTCTAGATTTAAGATTCCACTCAGCATAAATGAGGATTCT TTCCCTGAACCAGGGGAAGAGAAAGAACGAAAATGGAAAGAAAGGGGGAAGGAGGTCGCTGCCCAATCCGCGCCGCCATCGTCGCCCGTCCATGGAACCATGAGTCGCGCCTCTGTCACTaagaggaggagggagaaggcGCGATGCTGGAGGAGCACGACCCGCTGTGCCGCCGTGGGTCCCTTGCCGTCGAGCTCGAAGGAGCAGGGGAGAACGACGCTGGGTTTGAGGGAGGCAGAGGTGGTGTGGCGCGAGGTGAGAGGCGAGCTGTTCGCGTTGCCGTTTACGCCACCGTTGCTGAGCCATAGCGCCGCCGCCGCCAGGTCTCACTGCTGTCCGTCGCCGTCCAAGGCAGAGAGAGTCACGATGGAGCTCCGTTTCTGCTTCTCTGGTCCGTCAAGAGAGGAGCTCATGGGTGGAGGAAGGCCAGTTCAGGGAGAGAACGCCGTTGAGTGA